One window from the genome of Pseudomonas sp. L5B5 encodes:
- a CDS encoding TetR/AcrR family transcriptional regulator, producing the protein MIVKRHKAQEPASDLPQPRTKPAEVRLEELMGAARSLFLEQGVEATTISQIVERAGVAKGTFYHYFQSKNDMLAALGERYTRDFLDCLEQAVAACAEDDWVAKVGSWIRASVQAYLATYRLHDIVYPNHHHHGRGNPERNAILQQLQGILEAGRQAGCWPLEQPTVIASLIYAGVHGATDDVIAAREEDGQALAEAIVQACLRMLGITQP; encoded by the coding sequence ATGATCGTGAAACGCCACAAGGCCCAGGAGCCTGCCAGCGACCTGCCGCAGCCGCGGACCAAGCCCGCCGAGGTGCGCCTGGAGGAGCTGATGGGCGCGGCTCGCAGCCTGTTCCTGGAGCAGGGTGTGGAAGCCACCACCATCAGCCAGATCGTCGAGCGCGCCGGGGTGGCCAAGGGCACCTTCTATCACTACTTCCAATCCAAGAACGACATGCTGGCGGCCCTGGGCGAGCGCTATACCCGGGATTTCCTCGACTGCCTGGAACAGGCGGTAGCGGCCTGCGCCGAGGATGACTGGGTGGCGAAGGTCGGCAGCTGGATTCGCGCCAGCGTCCAGGCCTACCTGGCCACCTATCGCCTGCACGACATCGTCTACCCCAACCATCACCACCATGGGCGCGGCAACCCCGAGCGCAATGCGATCCTGCAGCAGTTGCAAGGCATCCTCGAAGCCGGGCGGCAAGCCGGTTGCTGGCCCCTGGAGCAGCCGACGGTGATCGCCTCGCTGATCTACGCCGGGGTGCACGGCGCCACCGATGACGTGATCGCCGCCCGCGAGGAAGATGGCCAGGCCCTGGCCGAGGCCATCGTCCAGGCTTGCCTGCGGATGCTCGGTATCACCCAGCCCTGA
- a CDS encoding MFS transporter: MERYRRPALVAAAYLGTFLASLDISIVNVALPTLQHALATDLAGLQWVVNAYAICLSAFMLSAGPLGDRFGHKRCWLAGVLLFTLGSALCAMAQELWLLLAGRAVQGLAGALLIPGAMPILSHAFPDLRQRAHVIGGWSAFSALALILGPLLGGLLLESVGWQSIFLINLPIGLLALALGCWGISERKHPQHAALDPLGQALSVLWLAALTYGLILAGEEGFTHPDSLLSLLVSGVALVLFCRVERRVQRPLVPLDLFRQRHFAVANLASFILGFSCYASLFFFSIFLQQIQGWSAAETGLRMLPQFIVTGVVSILFGRINRRLPLPWLMVAGYGLVGVAMTAMTGFDAHTPYWLVGSLLAMLGLGMGLTVPGTGLTVMACSPPERAGIASASMNALRQTGMSVGIALLGSLMSTRAIQVLEQSARASGMASASELAHRAVTEHQLPLDNPLFSELYSTAMTSGFRLAMLLAGASSLLAMGLLLGSRRRADIASAELSPERQGRAPAERADDIG; this comes from the coding sequence ATGGAACGCTATCGCCGCCCGGCCCTGGTGGCTGCCGCCTACCTGGGGACCTTTCTCGCCTCGCTGGATATCAGCATCGTCAACGTCGCCCTGCCGACCCTGCAACACGCCCTGGCCACCGACCTGGCCGGCCTGCAATGGGTGGTCAACGCCTACGCCATATGCCTCTCGGCCTTCATGCTGTCGGCCGGTCCGCTGGGCGATCGTTTCGGTCACAAGCGCTGCTGGCTGGCCGGAGTACTGTTGTTCACCCTGGGGTCGGCGCTCTGCGCCATGGCCCAGGAACTCTGGTTGCTGCTGGCCGGGCGCGCAGTCCAGGGGCTGGCCGGGGCGCTGCTGATTCCCGGGGCGATGCCGATCCTCAGCCACGCCTTCCCCGACCTGCGCCAGCGGGCCCACGTGATCGGCGGCTGGTCGGCGTTCAGTGCCCTGGCGCTGATCCTCGGCCCGCTGTTGGGTGGCCTGCTGCTGGAGTCCGTCGGCTGGCAGAGCATCTTCCTGATCAACCTGCCCATCGGCCTCTTGGCCCTGGCCCTCGGATGCTGGGGCATCAGCGAACGCAAGCACCCCCAGCATGCGGCGCTCGACCCGCTGGGCCAGGCCCTGAGCGTGCTGTGGCTGGCCGCCCTGACCTATGGCCTGATCCTGGCCGGCGAAGAGGGCTTCACCCACCCCGATAGCCTCCTGTCATTGCTGGTGTCTGGCGTTGCGCTGGTGCTCTTCTGCCGGGTGGAACGCCGAGTGCAACGGCCGCTGGTGCCGCTGGACCTGTTCCGCCAGCGGCATTTCGCGGTGGCCAACCTGGCCTCGTTCATCCTGGGTTTTTCCTGCTACGCCAGCCTGTTCTTCTTCTCGATCTTCCTGCAGCAGATCCAGGGCTGGTCCGCCGCCGAGACCGGTCTGCGGATGCTGCCGCAGTTCATCGTCACCGGCGTGGTGTCGATCCTCTTCGGGCGCATCAACAGGCGCCTGCCATTGCCCTGGCTGATGGTTGCCGGATACGGCCTGGTGGGCGTGGCCATGACCGCCATGACCGGTTTCGACGCCCACACCCCTTACTGGCTGGTGGGCTCGTTGCTGGCGATGCTGGGCCTGGGGATGGGCCTGACGGTGCCGGGCACCGGCCTGACGGTCATGGCCTGTAGCCCGCCGGAGCGCGCCGGGATCGCCTCGGCCAGCATGAATGCCCTGCGCCAGACCGGCATGAGCGTCGGCATCGCCCTGCTCGGCAGCCTGATGAGCACCCGGGCCATCCAGGTGCTGGAGCAATCGGCGCGGGCCAGCGGCATGGCCAGTGCCAGCGAACTGGCCCATCGGGCGGTGACCGAACACCAGCTGCCACTGGACAATCCGCTGTTCAGCGAGCTGTACAGCACGGCCATGACCAGCGGTTTTCGCCTGGCCATGCTGCTGGCGGGCGCCTCCAGCCTGCTGGCCATGGGTTTGCTGCTGGGCTCGCGACGCAGGGCCGACATTGCCAGCGCCGAGCTGTCGCCGGAACGTCAGGGCAGAGCCCCTGCCGAAAGGGCCGATGACATCGGCTGA